A genomic segment from Aegilops tauschii subsp. strangulata cultivar AL8/78 chromosome 1, Aet v6.0, whole genome shotgun sequence encodes:
- the LOC109747568 gene encoding uncharacterized protein yields the protein MAETQEEIDSYIELYWADRMEAFLEEEEAEEEAERRESGSCGEMKKRKTAAGVGSKKAAAVEESDIQEGAVESISTAKSNLARTKKILNAKIAKLVGVKSGEGPHYKTKTMTEEDVAAAAMYRAKGEEAHRNQDRKGELDAVIKWIATGDPEAIRISDQWMAENVEAMKLEPKDRTDWLDEQAKDYREFWDLHWAGSFGKWEDITLIQPMLYTDEKPPQDVYPIRTLQVFSVQVAAITEELGWPLDVFGIVAARDSLDHNRNIIFGRQRDNCQTIDSENRYLTLTGPTRAVVVVDPVFFEVDLRVKGRTESEDRALSYLVVSCRDSGCRESYMFKRVETSKLSTVELTLADMAESVEATISVRVVDGEWPEGFGGLISARTASISDMEIKLLAFDKLPVAADGTIQLSRCVLSVEADGMLRVSVMAMANCLKDQTVEGDSKAFTAREASRSMRMLEVGSCKLEVTIAWSLVPAMV from the exons ATGGCGGAGACGCAGGAGGAAATCGATTCTTACATTGAGCTTTACTGGGCTGATAGGATGGAGGCGTtcttggaggaggaggaagcggaggaggaggcggagagaAGGGAGAGTGGTTCCTGCGGCGAAATGAAGAAAAGGAAGACGGCGGCGGGAGTAGGCTCGAagaaggcggcggcggtggaggagaGCGACATCCAAGAGGGGGCAGTGGAGTCGATCAGTACAGCGAAATCGAATCTGGCGAGGACAAAAAAGATTCTAAACGCAAAGATTGCCAAGCTTGTGGGAGTGAAGAGCGGGGAGGGCCCCCATTATAAGACCAAGACGATGACCGAGGAAGACGTCGCGGCGGCAGCCATGTACAGAGCCAAGGGAGAGGAGGCGCACAGGAACCAGGATCGGAAGGGGGAGCTGGACGCCGTGATCAAGTGGATCGCCACGGGAGATCCCGAGGCAATCAGGATCTCGGACCAGTGGATGGCTGAAAATGTGGAGGCCATGAAGCTGGAGCCAAAAGATCGTACCGACTGGCTGGACGAACAAGCCAAGGACTACCGTGAATTCTGGGATCTTCATTGGGCTGGCTCCTTCGGTAAATGGGAGGATATCA CGCTTATTCAACCCATGCTTTACACGGACGAGAAGCCTCCGCAAGATGTGTACCCCATCCGAACTCTGCAGGTCTTTTCGGTCCAAGTTGCAGCCATCACAGAGGAATTGGGGTGGCCGCTGGATGTCTTTGGTATCGTTGCCGCACGTGACTCGTTGGATCACAATCGCAACATTATCTTTGGCCGTCAAAGGGATAACTGCCAAACCATCGACAGTGAG AATCGATACCTGACACTGACAGGTCCTACCCGTGCTGTTGTGGTTGTGGATCCTGTGTTCTTTGAGGTTGACTTGCGAGTGAAGGGCAGAACTGAATCTGAGGATAGAGCTTTGAGCTATCTAGTTGTTAGTTGTCGTGATTCTGGCTGTCGTGAATCGTACATGTTTAAACGTGTCGAAACTAGCAAGCTTAGCACAGTGGAATTGACATTGGCTGACATGGCTGAATCTGTGGAGGCCACCATCAGTGTCAGAGTTGTCGATGGGGAATGGCCAGAAGGCTTTGGAGGTCTAATTTCTGCCCGTACCGCCAGTATCAGTGACATGGAAATCAAGTTGCTTGCTTTCGATAAACTGCCAGTTGCAGCTGATGGCACGATACAGCTTTCACGCTGTGTTTTGTCTGTCGAAGCTGATGGAATGCTGAGAGTCTCTGTCATGGCAATGGCAAATTGTTTGAAGGATCAAACTGTTGAGGGAGATTCTAAAGCATTCACAGCCAGGGAAGCCTCCAGAAGCATGCGTATGCTTGAAGTTGGTTCTTGTAAGCTGGAGGTCACCATCGCATGGTCTCTTGTCCCGGCCATGGTCTAG